The following are encoded together in the uncultured Sphaerochaeta sp. genome:
- a CDS encoding TetR/AcrR family transcriptional regulator C-terminal domain-containing protein codes for MAQMTKLALAQSLKQLMADHTLNKITVKEIVNRCGVNRQTFYYHFRDIYDLLDWMFINEGQEFARLYPSIHTRDDGQSAVRSMCSYLMENKMMIMNIYHSLGRELLDRYLCREMAKLLHGTLSERAKEFGASEEDLAFLIDFYKHAFVGSLLDWVQAGLPGEIDEIVLQFIPMLKGTFDSALKRMAISR; via the coding sequence ATGGCGCAGATGACAAAGTTGGCACTGGCCCAATCCTTAAAGCAATTGATGGCTGATCATACCTTGAACAAGATAACCGTGAAGGAAATTGTGAATCGTTGTGGTGTGAACCGCCAGACATTTTATTACCACTTCAGAGATATCTACGATTTGCTTGATTGGATGTTTATCAATGAAGGGCAAGAGTTTGCCCGTCTTTATCCAAGTATTCATACAAGGGATGATGGGCAGTCAGCTGTAAGGAGCATGTGCTCCTATTTGATGGAAAACAAGATGATGATCATGAACATCTACCACAGTCTTGGTAGGGAGTTGCTTGATCGCTATCTCTGTCGCGAGATGGCAAAATTACTCCATGGCACTCTCTCTGAACGCGCCAAGGAGTTTGGAGCCAGTGAGGAAGACCTTGCATTTCTTATTGATTTCTACAAGCATGCTTTTGTCGGGTCATTGCTCGATTGGGTACAAGCGGGACTACCAGGGGAAATTGATGAAATTGTGCTACAGTTTATTCCGATGCTCAAGGGAACCTTTGATTCTGCACTAAAACGGATGGCTATATCACGATAA
- a CDS encoding LuxR C-terminal-related transcriptional regulator, whose translation MNVLTFWLSIFGFTALFGTFILSFIKQKEHYECFRTQYLWYVAISWIWFMLQFIGFVHNTFLDQPNLTLVAFNGIMRGLISIVIAYSIAVLLGSIKHGKVTARFHWIGLSASLATAVLLIVIIAFQLLRIGPVFTATVNSLIGTAFLGIRVSVRGQKTYRVKRMGSFLVISGVSYLLFGVYAILFLLFPTSYRPVYDALSTALFILAWCVNDVFIFLKELSEATTAEETDRWSSFCESYSLTAREQEIVSNLVQGLSYKEIADRLSISPRTVETHVYRIFKKCSVSNKIELTQKIHPVRTNT comes from the coding sequence ATGAATGTATTGACGTTTTGGCTGAGCATCTTTGGATTTACTGCACTGTTCGGTACCTTCATTCTCTCATTTATCAAACAGAAAGAGCACTATGAATGTTTTCGAACCCAGTACCTATGGTATGTAGCAATTTCTTGGATCTGGTTCATGCTCCAGTTCATCGGATTTGTCCATAATACCTTTTTAGATCAACCAAATCTTACCCTTGTTGCCTTTAACGGTATCATGCGTGGCCTAATCTCGATTGTTATCGCCTATAGTATTGCTGTCTTGCTTGGCAGTATCAAGCACGGGAAAGTTACTGCTCGGTTTCATTGGATTGGACTCTCAGCATCATTGGCGACTGCGGTATTGCTCATCGTAATCATAGCCTTCCAATTGCTGAGAATTGGTCCTGTTTTTACCGCAACGGTAAATTCGTTGATCGGAACAGCCTTTTTGGGAATCCGGGTGAGTGTTCGAGGTCAAAAGACCTATAGGGTCAAGCGTATGGGGTCATTTCTTGTTATCTCAGGTGTTTCTTATCTCCTCTTTGGGGTATATGCCATCCTCTTTCTTCTGTTTCCTACCTCCTACCGACCGGTGTATGATGCTCTCTCTACTGCATTGTTCATCTTGGCGTGGTGCGTGAATGATGTATTCATTTTTCTGAAGGAACTATCTGAGGCTACCACAGCAGAAGAGACTGACAGGTGGAGTAGCTTTTGTGAATCTTACTCGCTTACGGCACGTGAACAAGAGATTGTGAGTAACCTAGTACAAGGTCTGTCATACAAGGAGATTGCTGATCGCCTCTCCATTTCCCCAAGAACGGTGGAAACCCATGTATATCGAATATTCAAGAAGTGTTCTGTCTCTAATAAAATCGAATTAACCCAGAAAATACACCCCGTACGTACAAATACGTAA
- a CDS encoding right-handed parallel beta-helix repeat-containing protein, whose translation MVACSPDTPEVIPVEQISISSDVTYVVEGENLQLHAVVTPSNATDDLLTWSVENGTGSATIDQSGILTSIEVGTVTVRVSANDDSGVIGEKAISIVSDVTIAKDLLENTPYSAIQDEASDQEKATLKAEDLIHTLLEKRNNISSEITTEEFTAAVAGDAENPNGIDGFLLFTVDIQNEIQPPTSTEIMTLQIRAREYDPARDTADIFTAKQAIEEAFPIEVSQSEVGDEAAAREKVAASITALGETELNGTEIDITSISYTAAVVGTVDEPAGSDGSLVFTVAIDKGNGEQQVTTALTLVIIAEQFYATEDDCSIDLARQVIEGKDYRVGQDAAVDADSAFDAAQTLVNELGEKLYDTEIEIDAGTFTAAVAGTPSNLSGSDGSYIFTVNISKGEGTILTTSTLIMAITATAYDTTQDNADITAAKSAIEDISYHATQEQVPDMNGAIATAQARINELGDDLYDTEIEVVAEQFTAAIAGIAEDPDGEDGSFIFTVNINKGGGDQQVTDELTMTILANTYVETTWEGVLSSDTTWSGEVQVNYVEVPTGITLTIEPGTVVKFKSDRGYIDLEKGGIQVTGGTLIAEGTSTEQIFFTADYDRERYEYAINGDWFGITLMETDDSILDYTIVEFAEIGVEQFESAVTISNSVIRWNNTEGLYAEQSSPIIENNTLYQNGYHEIALEQDNTNVQISNNFFRDGYVAIHAENTDVDIENNYFDTYSSHAITAGMNSTLTITNNTFHSIVGTPIIMIPPDSSTTESGSSVDDGTPPPTFNYEDPMDYILQYTIGSEDDEYLYVYDAIDSTREVTQTMGEGRNLGFGWALDYKDGYLWRFSIGDGEYGEGLDFIRIAFDESGITEVIKMGTDWVVNPRGLTHDGQYFYVNDFSEKKIYRFTPPVEITEKAKIEITEDDWIDIPNSIDGGTMGLTYDGDTLLLPSRDQTVLYRIDFDADTYETIALPNGITLGNDITWHNGYFWSVASGKGLGKFEINGNQATMIGSIYPVAYDAWAITSNGEAGEDARLWTLQKTCELWDDDKLFEIKPLSPTL comes from the coding sequence ATGGTTGCATGCAGTCCTGATACTCCCGAGGTGATTCCAGTCGAGCAAATCAGTATATCCAGTGATGTTACCTACGTAGTTGAAGGAGAGAACCTTCAGCTGCATGCTGTAGTCACTCCCTCCAATGCCACAGATGATTTACTCACTTGGTCGGTAGAAAATGGTACCGGGAGTGCAACCATCGACCAGAGTGGCATACTTACGTCCATAGAAGTCGGTACTGTGACAGTAAGAGTTTCAGCCAACGATGATTCTGGAGTAATTGGTGAAAAAGCAATCTCCATCGTTTCTGACGTCACTATAGCAAAAGACCTATTGGAAAATACCCCCTACTCAGCTATACAAGATGAGGCTTCAGACCAAGAGAAAGCGACCCTAAAAGCCGAGGATCTTATCCACACGCTTCTTGAAAAACGAAATAATATATCCTCTGAGATAACTACGGAAGAATTCACAGCTGCAGTGGCTGGTGATGCTGAAAATCCAAATGGAATCGATGGTTTTCTCCTGTTTACAGTGGATATCCAAAATGAAATACAACCACCCACCTCTACCGAAATTATGACCTTGCAGATTCGAGCCCGGGAGTATGACCCAGCAAGAGATACTGCAGATATTTTTACAGCAAAGCAAGCAATTGAAGAGGCCTTTCCCATTGAGGTAAGCCAGAGTGAGGTAGGTGATGAGGCTGCGGCACGTGAGAAAGTAGCTGCTTCTATCACGGCACTGGGAGAAACAGAGCTTAACGGAACAGAGATAGATATCACAAGCATATCCTATACTGCTGCTGTCGTGGGCACCGTTGACGAGCCTGCCGGAAGTGATGGTTCTCTGGTGTTTACCGTTGCCATCGATAAAGGAAACGGGGAGCAACAGGTTACTACAGCGCTTACCCTGGTCATTATTGCCGAACAATTCTATGCAACGGAAGATGATTGTTCCATTGACTTGGCAAGGCAAGTCATTGAAGGAAAAGACTATCGTGTAGGCCAAGATGCAGCAGTGGATGCAGATAGCGCTTTTGATGCTGCTCAAACTTTGGTTAATGAGTTGGGAGAGAAACTCTATGATACTGAAATTGAGATTGATGCAGGGACTTTCACCGCTGCAGTAGCAGGAACACCCTCCAACCTTTCCGGTAGTGATGGTTCATATATTTTCACGGTGAACATCAGTAAAGGTGAAGGTACTATCCTTACTACAAGCACCCTCATCATGGCTATTACTGCCACTGCGTATGATACAACCCAGGATAATGCAGATATTACTGCTGCCAAAAGTGCGATTGAAGATATCTCCTATCATGCAACACAAGAGCAAGTTCCTGATATGAATGGAGCAATCGCTACTGCCCAAGCAAGAATCAATGAATTGGGAGACGACCTGTATGACACAGAGATTGAGGTGGTTGCTGAACAATTTACTGCTGCTATAGCGGGCATAGCAGAAGATCCTGATGGAGAGGATGGGTCTTTTATCTTCACCGTCAATATCAACAAAGGGGGAGGCGATCAGCAGGTTACTGATGAGCTTACAATGACTATATTAGCTAACACGTACGTTGAGACCACATGGGAAGGTGTCCTGAGCTCTGATACCACGTGGTCAGGCGAAGTACAGGTAAACTATGTAGAGGTTCCAACAGGTATAACCCTCACTATCGAACCCGGAACAGTAGTGAAGTTCAAGTCTGACCGTGGGTATATCGATCTTGAAAAAGGAGGCATCCAAGTAACAGGTGGTACCCTGATTGCAGAAGGAACTTCAACTGAGCAGATTTTCTTCACTGCAGATTACGACCGTGAGAGATATGAGTATGCCATCAATGGAGATTGGTTTGGCATTACCTTGATGGAAACTGATGATTCCATTCTTGACTATACGATAGTGGAGTTTGCTGAAATCGGAGTGGAGCAGTTTGAGTCTGCTGTTACCATATCAAACTCAGTTATCCGTTGGAATAATACAGAGGGGCTTTATGCAGAGCAGTCCTCTCCAATAATAGAAAACAATACACTATACCAGAATGGGTATCACGAGATTGCGCTTGAGCAAGACAACACGAATGTACAAATATCGAACAACTTTTTTCGTGATGGTTATGTTGCTATTCACGCGGAAAATACTGATGTAGATATCGAAAATAACTACTTCGATACCTATAGTAGTCATGCTATTACTGCTGGTATGAACTCTACTTTGACTATTACCAATAATACATTTCATTCGATTGTTGGAACCCCAATAATTATGATTCCACCTGATTCATCGACAACAGAGTCAGGCTCATCAGTAGATGATGGAACACCCCCCCCTACATTTAACTACGAAGATCCAATGGACTATATCCTGCAGTACACAATTGGTTCAGAGGATGATGAATACCTATACGTGTATGATGCCATTGATTCCACCCGCGAAGTAACGCAAACCATGGGAGAGGGAAGAAATCTAGGCTTCGGTTGGGCACTCGATTATAAAGATGGTTATCTCTGGCGTTTCAGTATTGGCGACGGGGAGTATGGGGAGGGCTTGGATTTTATCCGAATCGCATTTGATGAGAGTGGTATTACCGAAGTGATCAAGATGGGAACAGACTGGGTCGTTAACCCCAGAGGGCTTACCCATGATGGCCAGTACTTCTACGTCAATGACTTCAGTGAGAAGAAGATCTACCGTTTTACTCCCCCTGTTGAGATTACTGAAAAGGCAAAAATTGAGATAACAGAAGATGATTGGATCGATATCCCCAATTCCATTGATGGTGGCACCATGGGATTGACCTATGATGGAGATACCCTTCTCCTGCCCAGTCGAGACCAAACGGTACTATATCGAATTGATTTCGACGCTGATACCTATGAAACAATTGCTCTCCCGAATGGTATTACCCTCGGTAATGACATCACCTGGCATAATGGTTACTTCTGGAGCGTCGCCTCAGGGAAGGGGTTGGGCAAGTTTGAGATCAACGGTAACCAAGCCACGATGATTGGAAGCATCTACCCCGTTGCGTATGACGCTTGGGCAATCACCTCCAATGGAGAAGCAGGGGAAGATGCACGGCTCTGGACATTACAGAAGACCTGTGAGCTCTGGGATGATGACAAACTCTTTGAGATTAAACCCTTGAGTCCGACTCTTTAA
- a CDS encoding secondary thiamine-phosphate synthase enzyme YjbQ produces the protein MLHLLTISTPQEAFLPITQQVQRRVTEAQTKEGYVLVFCPHTTAGLTINENADPDVVQDMLLGLRNSFAENSKFRHAEGNSTAHLKASAMGSSVMVPIVQGRLSLGIWQDIYFCEFDGPRTRTFQVMVVST, from the coding sequence ATGCTACACTTATTAACAATTTCCACTCCACAAGAAGCCTTCTTGCCCATAACACAACAAGTGCAAAGAAGGGTAACTGAAGCACAAACCAAAGAAGGTTATGTTCTTGTCTTCTGCCCACATACCACTGCAGGACTTACCATCAATGAGAATGCGGATCCAGATGTGGTGCAGGATATGCTTCTGGGGTTGCGCAACTCATTTGCTGAGAACAGCAAGTTCAGGCATGCCGAAGGCAATTCAACGGCACACCTGAAAGCTTCTGCCATGGGGTCCAGTGTGATGGTCCCTATCGTGCAGGGTAGACTTTCACTGGGCATCTGGCAGGATATCTATTTCTGTGAATTTGATGGCCCAAGAACCAGAACTTTCCAAGTTATGGTGGTTTCTACCTGA
- a CDS encoding ABC transporter ATP-binding protein encodes MAIVEIHDIKKQYGPVHALAGVSLSVEEGTVFGFLGPNGAGKSTLIKILTGLVSSTSGSYTIDGKTNMKSKQSFGYLAQQPAYYSWMTAKELLEISGDLYGMNRQERDERIVQLLELCGIADAANRRIGGYSGGMRQRLGIAQAILHRPSVVFLDEPVSALDPVGRKEVLSLIATLRKETTIFMSSHILDDVQRVCDEVAIINKGSIRIHEKTKTLLRLHAKPIMHMEFATMEEADACVKGLSDSGLQASVKSFTVSLSSELYAEHANQILSMISQYNWRLVNLHHQESTLEDVFMHHIQETTNA; translated from the coding sequence ATGGCAATCGTTGAGATTCATGACATCAAGAAACAGTATGGACCGGTGCATGCTTTAGCTGGAGTTTCACTCTCAGTAGAAGAGGGTACCGTATTTGGCTTTCTTGGTCCCAATGGGGCAGGGAAATCGACACTCATAAAAATCTTAACCGGCTTAGTATCTTCTACATCAGGAAGCTATACCATTGATGGTAAAACCAACATGAAGAGCAAACAGAGTTTTGGCTATCTTGCACAGCAGCCTGCATATTATAGCTGGATGACTGCAAAGGAGTTGCTCGAGATCTCTGGTGATCTCTACGGGATGAATCGCCAGGAGAGAGATGAGAGAATAGTACAACTGCTGGAACTCTGTGGGATTGCTGATGCTGCAAATCGACGTATTGGTGGATACTCAGGAGGAATGAGACAACGCCTCGGTATAGCACAGGCAATCTTGCATCGCCCAAGCGTGGTTTTTCTTGATGAACCGGTATCAGCACTTGATCCCGTTGGACGAAAAGAGGTGCTCTCACTGATTGCAACATTGAGGAAAGAGACCACCATCTTCATGTCTTCCCATATCCTTGATGATGTACAGAGGGTATGTGACGAAGTTGCCATCATCAATAAAGGGTCAATCCGAATCCATGAGAAGACCAAGACACTCTTGAGGTTACATGCTAAGCCGATCATGCATATGGAGTTTGCAACTATGGAAGAAGCCGATGCATGCGTAAAGGGTCTCTCTGATTCCGGTTTACAGGCTTCAGTCAAATCGTTCACGGTCTCTCTTTCTTCAGAGCTATATGCAGAACATGCAAATCAAATACTTTCGATGATAAGTCAATACAACTGGCGTTTAGTGAACTTACATCATCAGGAATCCACATTGGAGGATGTGTTCATGCACCATATACAGGAGACGACCAATGCATAA
- a CDS encoding alpha/beta fold hydrolase → MRRLLIATVLGSMLLFFGCTKAEATMEEGYWEGIVSVEENRFFIHLRSADTGLVLSIPELLASDVPIQDLKITNEQWSGKVTLGTTTLRLLLAPEENGFSGKVLYNTTNGTVLLREGRYSVEYRNLTKPARTGRPVSLETSKATLFGTLLTPEGEGPFPTVLIIAGSGPTDRDGNSELLVENNDSLWHLAQELLDAGIASLRYDKFAVGESQPYDEQLLDDITFEDFVADAVSWINYIQTDAIHAPVGIIGHSEGSLIALLAAQAKPVDFVVSVAGNGDPIGEQMIKQISRMDNEAAKVLERRLQEISQSQYQETGNLLVDSFIPLGKERYLETWMKYNPSDVLRTLSVPTLVIWGDHDERLVGEDDLFGQNDMPETVVFSEVSNMGHLLRWAEKDADIIRSYREREMPLHPDFLETVITFIEAQEGLRQ, encoded by the coding sequence ATGAGAAGATTGCTTATTGCAACGGTACTGGGAAGTATGCTGCTTTTCTTTGGCTGTACAAAAGCTGAAGCAACCATGGAAGAAGGATACTGGGAAGGTATCGTATCAGTTGAGGAGAATCGATTCTTCATCCACCTGCGTAGCGCAGATACTGGACTCGTTCTCTCAATTCCTGAGTTGTTGGCTAGTGATGTGCCAATACAGGATCTAAAGATTACCAACGAGCAGTGGTCAGGAAAAGTTACATTGGGGACAACAACCCTAAGGCTGCTTCTTGCCCCTGAAGAAAACGGCTTTTCAGGAAAAGTACTGTATAATACAACTAATGGAACCGTACTTCTACGTGAAGGACGATACTCTGTTGAGTATAGAAATCTCACAAAACCAGCTCGCACAGGAAGACCTGTTTCCCTGGAGACGTCTAAAGCAACATTATTCGGAACGCTCTTGACCCCAGAAGGAGAAGGGCCCTTTCCTACGGTGCTTATCATAGCAGGGTCAGGACCAACCGATAGGGACGGAAATTCAGAGTTGTTGGTAGAGAATAACGACAGTCTCTGGCATCTCGCGCAAGAGCTGCTCGATGCCGGTATTGCTTCACTTCGCTATGATAAGTTTGCAGTAGGGGAGAGTCAGCCATATGATGAGCAACTATTGGATGATATAACCTTTGAAGATTTTGTAGCAGACGCTGTCTCCTGGATCAACTACATACAAACAGACGCAATACATGCACCGGTAGGAATAATCGGACATTCAGAGGGTTCTCTCATTGCCTTACTGGCTGCTCAAGCTAAACCTGTTGATTTTGTGGTATCCGTTGCAGGTAATGGGGATCCCATAGGCGAACAGATGATCAAACAGATTAGCAGGATGGACAACGAAGCTGCCAAAGTCCTGGAGAGACGGTTACAGGAAATCAGTCAATCTCAGTATCAAGAGACAGGGAACCTTCTTGTAGATTCATTCATACCACTGGGTAAAGAACGATATCTTGAGACATGGATGAAATATAACCCATCAGATGTCCTGCGTACACTTTCAGTACCCACTTTAGTCATCTGGGGTGATCATGATGAGAGATTGGTAGGAGAGGATGATCTGTTCGGCCAAAATGATATGCCAGAAACGGTTGTGTTCTCTGAAGTATCGAACATGGGTCACTTGCTACGATGGGCAGAAAAAGATGCCGATATCATTAGATCATATAGAGAGAGGGAAATGCCATTGCATCCCGATTTTTTAGAAACAGTTATTACCTTTATTGAGGCTCAGGAGGGCTTGAGACAATGA
- a CDS encoding proline iminopeptidase-family hydrolase produces the protein MERETKMISIKTPQGEFNVWVQRCGNNPSKRLLLLHGGPGMSHEYFKSFEEYFSDSDIEYIYYDQLGSHNSDNPADRSFWTIERFVDEVDQVRKALGLGPDNFFLLGHSWGGVLAMEYALAHPETLKGLIISNMMADCVAYQKYADDVLGPQMDPAVLKRIKELEAAGLYDSEEYETLLVPYYERHVLRRPMAEWPECVTSSLGNANQDLYVYMQGPSEFGIAGVLETWSRSEDLQGISVPTLVIGAEYDTMDPSYMKWMAEQLPKGEYLYCPNAGHMAMWDDPEGYHDGLKQFINKV, from the coding sequence ATGGAACGAGAGACAAAGATGATTTCAATCAAGACCCCTCAAGGGGAATTCAATGTCTGGGTGCAGCGCTGTGGCAATAACCCAAGCAAAAGACTATTACTCTTACATGGCGGACCTGGCATGAGCCATGAGTATTTCAAGAGCTTCGAAGAGTATTTCTCGGATAGTGACATCGAATATATCTACTATGACCAACTGGGAAGCCATAACTCAGACAATCCTGCTGACCGCTCTTTCTGGACCATCGAGCGATTTGTCGATGAAGTAGACCAAGTGAGAAAAGCCTTGGGCTTGGGGCCGGATAATTTCTTCCTCTTAGGCCACTCCTGGGGAGGTGTGTTGGCAATGGAATATGCACTTGCTCACCCTGAGACATTGAAGGGCCTGATCATAAGCAACATGATGGCCGACTGTGTTGCCTATCAGAAGTATGCTGATGATGTACTGGGCCCACAAATGGATCCTGCAGTCCTAAAACGTATCAAGGAGCTGGAAGCGGCCGGTCTGTATGATAGTGAAGAGTATGAAACTTTATTGGTTCCCTACTACGAGCGTCATGTGCTGAGACGACCGATGGCAGAATGGCCAGAATGCGTAACCTCATCACTTGGAAACGCAAACCAGGACCTCTATGTGTATATGCAAGGCCCCAGTGAATTTGGAATTGCCGGAGTTTTGGAGACCTGGAGCAGGTCAGAAGATCTTCAGGGAATTAGCGTCCCTACTCTGGTCATCGGTGCCGAGTATGATACCATGGACCCATCCTATATGAAGTGGATGGCAGAACAGCTGCCCAAGGGTGAATATCTCTATTGTCCCAATGCTGGGCATATGGCCATGTGGGATGACCCTGAGGGGTATCACGATGGGCTGAAACAGTTCATAAACAAGGTATAA
- a CDS encoding NAD(P)H-dependent oxidoreductase, with protein MKPTNVVVVNASPKGEFSLTLQHARYLLVHEPNIEASIIHVGEHLTMMEYDEAWLSETFKAIDVCDMVIWATPVYTMLVPWQLVRFFDLMREQGKQSILAGKYATCIMSCFHYYDHLAEDWLRGTCEDLGMAFVEGLSADNKDMLQADFRKSMRFFMHEFHRACINRTPVPRKSTPIRYDSSVQFQPQPIETIGERKKDIRTVLLTDEYQKDGNLSRMIEVFLASYPGVVEVIDINTFPYEGACQGCLRCELVGECDRKDGFQVFYQDLVNSCDVLVHAMNLEGRFLKLVWKLFLDRTFANGHRTSMMGKHSAYLVSGPLYQLPNVRQFLEGKDRVGKENSMGIISDEERDSERLQALITDLAHRLDRASLAGYQKGVNFLGVGGMKIFRDLIYGMRGVVRDDHRFYKERKLYDFPQNDIGNQVFNIFMGRAFMFKFMRMQAYNNMKPLYILQHKHIVDSKKL; from the coding sequence ATGAAACCAACCAATGTTGTTGTGGTCAATGCAAGTCCCAAGGGTGAGTTTAGCTTAACATTGCAGCATGCAAGATATCTCTTGGTTCATGAACCTAATATTGAAGCAAGCATCATCCATGTGGGTGAGCATCTGACCATGATGGAGTATGACGAAGCTTGGTTATCTGAAACCTTTAAGGCGATTGATGTATGCGACATGGTCATATGGGCTACCCCTGTATATACCATGCTTGTTCCCTGGCAGCTTGTTCGTTTCTTTGACCTCATGAGAGAACAGGGAAAGCAGTCAATACTTGCTGGCAAGTATGCAACGTGTATCATGAGTTGCTTTCATTACTACGACCACCTTGCTGAAGATTGGCTACGTGGGACCTGTGAGGACCTTGGCATGGCCTTTGTGGAAGGTTTGAGTGCAGATAACAAGGACATGTTGCAAGCTGACTTCAGGAAGAGTATGCGATTTTTTATGCACGAGTTCCATAGGGCATGCATCAATCGTACACCTGTACCCAGGAAAAGCACACCAATTCGTTATGATTCCTCTGTTCAGTTTCAACCTCAGCCGATTGAGACAATAGGAGAGAGAAAGAAAGACATCCGGACTGTTTTGTTGACTGATGAATACCAGAAGGACGGTAATCTTTCACGTATGATTGAAGTCTTCTTGGCTTCCTATCCTGGTGTTGTTGAGGTAATTGACATCAACACATTCCCTTATGAGGGAGCCTGCCAAGGCTGCTTGCGATGTGAGCTGGTAGGTGAGTGTGACAGAAAAGATGGTTTCCAAGTCTTCTACCAAGACTTGGTAAACTCCTGTGATGTATTGGTGCATGCAATGAACCTGGAAGGAAGGTTTTTAAAACTTGTGTGGAAGCTTTTCCTTGACCGTACGTTCGCAAATGGGCATCGTACCAGCATGATGGGTAAACACTCTGCGTACCTTGTTTCCGGTCCATTGTATCAACTGCCAAATGTACGACAGTTTCTGGAAGGAAAGGACCGGGTAGGAAAGGAGAACTCCATGGGAATCATCAGCGACGAGGAGAGGGACTCAGAGCGTCTACAAGCCTTGATCACAGATCTTGCGCACCGCCTCGATCGTGCGAGCCTAGCGGGGTACCAAAAAGGGGTGAACTTCCTTGGTGTTGGTGGGATGAAAATCTTTCGAGACCTGATCTATGGCATGCGGGGTGTTGTGCGTGACGACCATCGGTTCTATAAGGAACGAAAGTTGTATGATTTTCCGCAGAATGATATCGGGAACCAAGTGTTCAATATCTTCATGGGGAGGGCCTTTATGTTCAAATTCATGAGGATGCAAGCCTATAACAACATGAAACCGCTGTACATCTTGCAACATAAGCATATTGTTGATTCGAAGAAGCTCTAG
- a CDS encoding ABC transporter permease subunit: protein MHKLQRAMFKKELLEMVRTSRLLIWVVLSAFFGILSPLTAYYLPDLLSFFGATENVVITFGTITYQDAVDQYVKNFSQIGTMVLIFMMMGSLAGEKSDGLIQFLLVRPVTVTCIITAKLASLFVLLLIGMLVAIMTMGIYTWYLFPGFPVLPFVVSNCFLLIYFFTLGTVTITLSAAVKKPIMAGIGAFGLWLIFSLGTVVAHVGDFSFVLLVNQMVQTIEGFPVEWKPMVGAILLMALGVVLGAYGLKRWEPND from the coding sequence ATGCATAAATTACAGCGTGCAATGTTTAAGAAAGAGCTTTTAGAGATGGTGCGAACCAGCCGACTGCTTATATGGGTAGTGCTTTCAGCGTTTTTTGGAATACTTTCCCCTCTTACGGCATACTACCTTCCGGATTTACTCTCCTTCTTTGGGGCGACAGAGAATGTGGTAATCACCTTCGGAACAATAACCTACCAAGATGCAGTTGACCAGTATGTGAAGAATTTCAGTCAGATTGGAACCATGGTGCTTATCTTTATGATGATGGGTTCTCTAGCCGGTGAGAAATCGGACGGTCTGATCCAATTCCTATTGGTACGCCCGGTAACTGTGACCTGCATCATCACTGCGAAGCTTGCCAGTCTGTTCGTACTGTTGCTCATCGGCATGTTGGTGGCAATTATGACAATGGGTATCTATACCTGGTACTTGTTCCCGGGGTTTCCCGTACTTCCCTTTGTTGTTTCCAACTGCTTCCTGTTGATCTATTTTTTCACATTGGGAACAGTTACGATTACGTTATCTGCAGCAGTGAAGAAGCCCATAATGGCTGGAATCGGCGCATTTGGACTCTGGCTCATCTTTTCACTTGGTACCGTTGTAGCGCATGTTGGAGATTTCTCATTCGTGCTTCTTGTCAATCAAATGGTACAGACCATTGAAGGATTTCCCGTGGAATGGAAACCCATGGTTGGGGCAATACTGCTCATGGCACTCGGTGTGGTTCTTGGTGCATATGGACTGAAGCGATGGGAGCCAAACGACTGA
- a CDS encoding PLD nuclease N-terminal domain-containing protein, with amino-acid sequence MNTETIILILPLLLLELVLKIVCLRDWLHRDDFNGLPKTAWLLVFLFINAFGPIVYLIYGRKTNGNR; translated from the coding sequence ATGAATACAGAAACAATTATCTTGATTCTACCGTTGTTGTTATTGGAGTTGGTACTTAAAATAGTTTGCTTGCGTGACTGGTTGCATCGCGATGATTTCAATGGATTGCCAAAGACAGCTTGGTTGTTGGTTTTCCTCTTCATAAATGCATTCGGACCGATCGTATATCTGATCTATGGGAGAAAGACCAATGGCAATCGTTGA